One genomic segment of Streptomyces liangshanensis includes these proteins:
- a CDS encoding FHA domain-containing protein FhaB/FipA, whose translation MSELTLTVMRLGFLAVLWLFVIVAVQVIRSDLFGTRVTQRGSRRSADARPQQARQTAAAPPPQRQQQGGRQRRGAPTKLVVSEGILTGTTVALQGQTITLGRAHDSTIVLDDDYASSRHARIYPDRDGQWIVEDLGSTNGTYLDRTRLTTPTPIPLGSPIRIGKTVIELRK comes from the coding sequence ATGTCAGAGCTGACCCTGACGGTCATGCGGCTAGGTTTCCTGGCCGTTCTGTGGCTGTTCGTGATCGTGGCCGTCCAGGTCATCCGCAGCGACCTGTTCGGAACACGCGTCACCCAGCGCGGCTCACGCCGCAGCGCGGACGCCAGACCGCAACAGGCACGCCAGACCGCGGCGGCCCCGCCGCCGCAGCGCCAGCAGCAGGGAGGCCGACAGCGTCGCGGCGCACCCACCAAGCTGGTCGTCTCCGAGGGCATCCTGACCGGCACCACGGTCGCGCTCCAGGGGCAGACCATCACGCTGGGCCGCGCGCACGACTCAACGATCGTGCTGGACGACGACTACGCGTCCAGCCGGCATGCCAGGATCTACCCGGACCGTGACGGCCAGTGGATCGTCGAGGATCTCGGGTCCACCAACGGCACGTATCTCGACCGGACCCGGCTCACGACCCCGACACCGATTCCGCTGGGCTCACCGATCCGCATCGGCAAGACCGTCATCGAGCTGCGGAAGTAG
- a CDS encoding FhaA domain-containing protein produces MGVMKRFEQRLEGLVNGTFAKVFKSEVQPVEIAGALQRECDNNATIWNRERTVVPNDFIVELSTPDYERLSPYSGQLGDELSGLVRDYAKQQRYTFMGPIKVHLEKAEDLDTGLYRVRSRTLASSTSQASGPAPAAPQGGYGYPPAAAPPMPAAPPPGAHQPPPGGPGRGPVPGAGQAAGPGAAAGPGGLPGSQVRRWIEINGTRHQISRPTLVLGRSTEADVRIDDPGVSRRHCEIRVGTPSTIQDLGSTNGIVVDGQHTTRATLRDGSRIVVGNSTIVYRQAEG; encoded by the coding sequence ATGGGAGTCATGAAGCGTTTCGAACAGCGTCTCGAAGGTTTGGTCAACGGCACCTTCGCGAAGGTCTTCAAGTCCGAGGTCCAGCCCGTGGAGATCGCCGGCGCCCTCCAACGCGAGTGCGACAACAACGCGACGATCTGGAACCGCGAGCGGACCGTCGTACCCAACGACTTCATCGTCGAGCTGAGCACGCCCGACTACGAGCGGCTCAGCCCGTACTCCGGCCAGCTCGGCGACGAACTGTCCGGGCTGGTCCGCGACTACGCGAAGCAGCAGCGCTACACCTTCATGGGCCCCATCAAGGTCCACCTGGAAAAGGCCGAGGACCTCGACACCGGCCTGTACCGGGTGCGCAGCCGCACCCTGGCGTCGAGCACGTCCCAGGCCTCCGGGCCCGCCCCCGCGGCCCCCCAGGGCGGCTACGGCTACCCGCCGGCCGCCGCGCCCCCCATGCCCGCCGCACCCCCGCCCGGCGCCCACCAGCCCCCTCCCGGAGGCCCGGGACGGGGACCGGTGCCAGGAGCCGGCCAGGCGGCCGGACCGGGCGCCGCGGCAGGACCCGGCGGACTGCCGGGCAGCCAGGTAAGACGCTGGATCGAGATCAACGGCACCCGCCACCAGATCTCCCGCCCGACCCTCGTGCTGGGACGCAGCACCGAGGCCGACGTGCGGATCGACGACCCCGGCGTCTCGCGGCGGCACTGCGAGATCCGGGTCGGTACGCCCTCGACTATCCAGGATCTCGGGTCCACCAACGGCATCGTGGTAGACGGACAGCACACCACCCGCGCTACGCTCCGCGACGGCTCGCGGATCGTCGTGGGCAATTCCACCATCGTTTACCGGCAAGCCGAAGGGTGA
- a CDS encoding PP2C family protein-serine/threonine phosphatase, whose amino-acid sequence MARDRLARQSTGEPTGEVRMSLSLRFAAGSHKGMIREGNEDSGYAGPRLLAIADGMGGQAAGEVASSEVISTLVQLDDDVPGSDILTSLGTAVQRANDQLRLMVEEDPQLEGMGTTLTALLWTGQRLGLVHVGDSRAYLLRDGLLTQITQDHTWVQRLVDEGRITEEEATTHPQRSLLMRALGSGDHVEPDLSIREVRAGDRYLICSDGLSGVVSHQTMEEALAGYQGPQETIQTLIELALRGGGPDNITCIVADVLDVDANDTLAAQLNDTPVVVGAVAENQLPPSAAENAAAMQTPAGRAAGLGRAVPQQPAGGFGPPGSGDDPGYGGMPPEGGYGTYSDDDFTKARGGRKWAKRSFYVVLALAVVGGGLYGGYRWTQTQYYVGSNKQHVALYRGISQDLAWVSLSKVHKDHPEIELKYLPDYQRKQVESTITEGNLSEAGKKIDALAVQASACKKDEQRRAAERAADVADSEEQVGGTKPTDKPSAGTPGTTKPDKATPHPGPSLSEEEQKVASNCGKQ is encoded by the coding sequence GTGGCTCGAGACCGGCTGGCGCGACAGTCGACCGGCGAGCCGACGGGCGAGGTGCGCATGAGTCTGTCGCTGCGCTTCGCCGCCGGGTCGCACAAAGGCATGATCCGGGAGGGCAACGAGGACTCCGGCTACGCCGGCCCCCGTCTGCTCGCCATCGCCGACGGCATGGGCGGCCAGGCGGCCGGCGAGGTCGCCTCCTCCGAGGTGATCTCCACCCTCGTCCAGCTCGACGACGACGTGCCGGGCTCCGACATCCTCACGTCGCTCGGCACGGCGGTCCAGCGCGCCAACGACCAGCTCCGCCTGATGGTCGAGGAGGACCCCCAGCTGGAGGGCATGGGCACCACGCTCACCGCCCTCCTGTGGACCGGCCAGCGCCTCGGCCTCGTCCACGTCGGCGACTCCCGCGCGTACCTCCTGCGCGACGGCCTCCTCACCCAGATCACCCAGGACCACACCTGGGTCCAGCGCCTCGTCGACGAGGGCCGGATCACCGAGGAAGAGGCCACCACCCACCCGCAGCGCTCCCTGCTGATGCGCGCCCTCGGCAGCGGCGACCACGTCGAGCCGGACCTCTCCATCCGTGAAGTACGGGCGGGCGACCGGTACTTGATCTGCTCGGACGGCCTCTCGGGCGTCGTCTCCCACCAGACCATGGAAGAGGCCCTCGCCGGCTACCAGGGTCCGCAGGAGACCATCCAGACCCTCATCGAGCTGGCGCTGCGCGGCGGCGGCCCCGACAACATCACCTGCATCGTCGCCGACGTCCTGGACGTCGACGCCAACGACACCCTCGCCGCCCAGCTCAACGACACCCCCGTCGTCGTCGGCGCGGTCGCCGAGAACCAGCTCCCGCCCAGCGCCGCGGAGAACGCCGCCGCGATGCAGACCCCCGCGGGCCGCGCCGCCGGCCTCGGCAGGGCCGTACCGCAGCAGCCCGCGGGCGGCTTCGGCCCGCCCGGCAGCGGCGATGACCCCGGCTACGGCGGCATGCCGCCCGAGGGCGGGTACGGGACGTACTCCGACGACGACTTCACCAAGGCGCGCGGCGGCCGCAAGTGGGCGAAGAGATCCTTCTACGTCGTCCTCGCGCTCGCCGTCGTCGGCGGCGGCCTGTACGGCGGTTACCGCTGGACCCAGACCCAGTACTACGTCGGGTCCAACAAGCAGCACGTCGCGCTCTACCGGGGCATCAGCCAGGACCTGGCCTGGGTCTCGCTCTCGAAGGTCCACAAGGACCACCCCGAGATCGAACTCAAGTACCTCCCGGACTACCAGCGCAAGCAGGTCGAGAGCACCATCACCGAGGGCAACCTGAGCGAGGCCGGCAAGAAGATCGACGCACTCGCCGTCCAGGCGTCGGCCTGCAAGAAGGACGAGCAGCGCCGCGCGGCCGAGCGAGCGGCCGACGTGGCCGACAGC